A window of the Diorhabda carinulata isolate Delta chromosome 1, icDioCari1.1, whole genome shotgun sequence genome harbors these coding sequences:
- the LOC130898877 gene encoding RUN domain-containing protein 1 has product MDVGISEYNLEEQPTGERWDPLGAPNEEIDSDFKHFDVYDFEHQDHNVLEKIRTLEEEQELLNSSLFALTTHFAQVQFRLRQVVNSPQEDREDLLKSLEEFAFRGIPDVGHVKERMDEASLAEAVRLRRTQQKELIDKLKSQLRELEQYAFENGEAGIPQDMLVERQRIILNELKTRMNLELDEQSFYQMSQADVCKQINMAFDQLVSPLKVKEHLVSQLKTQIADLERFIGYLQTDTKHSKCSCQFSYHSLKQPYKGETTIGLIQRTATILQMFAVLQLGCKPQHFTKNDLKNSMKINHWGDLRAKLEMAIARVKELAEQSEFRKDQDGDYSSDSDSQSVLCNVKLTTAVRKYLASCIRDLMQHGAYAPHSNSLVPLIGCFPRRNSLSGTQIHAWEIILEYYKMKNGEKFNSTPARKLSQSFNLDIAGASPFSNKQNMLCCIGSIISTHTPYKRSPDSHFKAFICAALNANKLVPWLTLIFTCNHLTKMYYQPWSYLAKTGFQDSLRSLDTLSGFKFQLPVDLAIRQFQNIKDVFT; this is encoded by the exons ATGGATGTAGGAATATCTGAATACAATTTGGAAGAACAACCAACTGGGGAACGATGGGATCCACTTGGAGCCCCTAACGAAGAAATAGACAGTGACTTTaaacattttgatgtttatgatTTTGAACATCAGGATCA cAATGTACTGGAGAAAATCAGAACTTTGGAAGAAGAACAAGAGCTACTTAATTCGTCTTTATTTGCATTGACAACACATTTTGCCCAGGTTCAATTTCGTTTACGCCAAGTTGTAAATTCTCCACAGGAAGACAGAGAAGACCTATTGAAATCCCTAGAAGAATTTGCTTTCCGCGGTATTCCAGATGTGGGTCATGTTAAAGAACGTATGGATGAGGCCAGTTTAGCAGAAGCTGTGAGATTGAGGAGAACACAACAAAAAGAATTAATTGACAAACTTAAAAGCCAGTTACGAGAATTAGAACAATATGCGTTTGAAAATGGAGAAGCTGGCATTCCTCAAGATATGTTGGTTGAGAGACAAAGAATTATTCTTAATGAATTAAAGACCAGAATGAATTTAGAACTTGATGAACAGAGTTTTTACCAG atGTCTCAAGCAGATGTTTGTAAGCAAATAAATATGGCTTTCGATCAGCTTGTGAGTCCTTTGAAAGTAAAAGAACATTTGGTGTCACAATTAAAAACTCAAATAGCTGATTTAGAAAGATTCATTGGGTATTTACAGACTGATACAAAACATTCCAAATGTTCTTGCCAATTTTCGTATCATTCCTTAAAACAACCATACAAAGGAGAAACTACAATTGGTCTTATACAAAGAACTGCTacaattttacaaatgtttGCTGTTTTACAATTGGGATGTAAGCCACAGCACTTCAccaaaaatgatttgaaaaattccatGAAAATCAATCATTGGGG tGACCTTAGGGCGAAGTTGGAAATGGCTATTGCAAGAGTTAAAGAACTGGCAGAACAAAGTGAATTCAGAAAAGATCAAGATGGTGATTACAGCAGTGATTCTGATTCACAAAGTGTATTATGTAATGTAAAGTTAACTACAGCAGTACGTAAATACTTAGCTTCCTGTATAAGAGATCTAATGCAACATGGTGCTTATGCTCCTCACAGCAACAGCCTTGTTCCATTGATTGGTTGTTTCCCTAGAAGAAACTCATTGAGTGGTACCCAGATTCATGCATGGGAGATCATTCTAGAATATTATAAGATGAAGAATGGGGAAAAATTCAATTCCACCCCAGCAAGAAAGCTTTCGCAAAGTTTTAATTTGGATATAGCTGGCGCGTCACCATTTTCGAATAAACAGAATATGTTATGTTGTATTGGCAGTATTATATCCACACATACTCCCTACAAAAGAAGTCCAGACTCTCATTTCAAAGCATTTATTTGTGCTGCCCTCAA TGCAAACAAACTTGTACCATGGTTAACATTGATATTTACTTGTAACCATCTTACGAAAATGTATTATCAGCCTTGGAGTTACCTAGCTAAGACAG GTTTCCAGGATAGTCTAAGAAGTTTGGATACCTTGTCAGGATTTAAATTCCAGTTACCAGTGGATCTAGCCATTAGAcagtttcaaaatatcaaagacGTGTTTACATAA